From a single Bryobacter aggregatus MPL3 genomic region:
- the pheT gene encoding phenylalanine--tRNA ligase subunit beta: MKFSYQWLTELVEDLDIDAKEVSRRITLHTAESEGVEEHGALWKGACPATVLSVESIPNAHNVKAEVETALYGKKTLVCGAPNCRAGLRTIYIPLGVKRISGVDSDGMLASPAELGINGDHDGIIELSEDFALAPDAIIEIDNKSLTHRPDLWGHYGMARELAAILDKPLVDPVSLELLPEGDPQVAVEVLDSHLCPRFSAQLFENVSVTDSPYWLQYRLQSIGLNSISNIVDVTNWLLAELPQPTHAYDADKIHGKIIVRRATDGETMLALNGEEYTLTAEDLVIADEQGAIGIAGVIGGKASSIGPDTKRIILEAANFNASAVRKTSSRLKLRTDASMRFEKAQDPVNTLRAIARGAELFELVSPGIRAVGGPTDVAAVAKPLPVITLSLPWLTRKLGREIAKPEVIGILTRLAFLVEDRGDTLLVTVPSWRATKDVSIPDDLVEEIGRTVGYATITPVAPAMPVVPPPVNEERRYFNRLRNVATQHGYHEIYNYSFISEAQASRLGVPLASHVRVLNPIASDQSLMRTTLLHGVLKNFEDNRKHFDAFRFFEIGKEIHKQPSGLPSEVPHLVAGVYQNEGALQEIQNLVRAIAPQASFEPTTEVHAYEHPQRVAIVFLDGVPIGRIFEFHPNWVEGRAAVLNLNLDTLAPLLAKPVRYAPIRRFPASEFDLSVLTAPRVYANAVESVLRSAASTAVEQIAFVRDFTLPDQKRSLSFRVTVANKERTLTQEEITAERDALIAAIRSAGFELR; the protein is encoded by the coding sequence TTGAAGTTCTCCTACCAATGGCTCACTGAGCTGGTTGAAGATCTCGACATCGACGCGAAAGAAGTTTCCCGCCGCATCACCCTGCACACCGCAGAGAGCGAGGGCGTCGAAGAGCACGGCGCGCTGTGGAAGGGCGCCTGCCCTGCCACCGTCCTTAGCGTCGAGAGCATCCCCAACGCCCACAATGTCAAAGCGGAAGTCGAAACCGCCCTCTACGGCAAGAAGACTCTCGTCTGCGGCGCGCCGAATTGCCGCGCCGGCCTGCGCACGATCTACATCCCGCTTGGTGTCAAGCGCATCAGTGGGGTTGATAGCGACGGCATGCTCGCCAGCCCCGCCGAACTCGGCATCAACGGCGACCACGACGGCATCATCGAACTGAGCGAAGACTTCGCGCTCGCCCCCGACGCGATCATCGAGATCGACAACAAGAGCCTCACCCATCGCCCCGACCTCTGGGGCCACTACGGCATGGCGCGCGAACTGGCCGCCATCCTCGACAAGCCGCTGGTCGACCCGGTCAGCTTAGAACTGTTGCCCGAGGGCGACCCGCAGGTTGCGGTCGAAGTGCTTGACTCCCATCTCTGCCCCCGTTTCTCGGCCCAGCTCTTTGAAAACGTCAGCGTCACGGACTCGCCCTACTGGCTGCAGTACCGCCTGCAATCGATCGGGCTGAACTCGATCAGCAACATCGTCGACGTCACCAACTGGCTGCTCGCCGAGCTGCCGCAGCCCACCCACGCCTACGACGCCGATAAGATCCACGGCAAGATCATCGTCCGCCGCGCCACCGACGGCGAAACAATGCTCGCGCTGAACGGCGAAGAGTATACCCTCACCGCCGAAGACCTCGTCATTGCCGACGAACAGGGCGCCATCGGCATCGCCGGCGTCATTGGCGGCAAGGCCAGCTCCATCGGCCCGGACACCAAGCGCATCATCCTGGAGGCGGCAAATTTCAACGCCTCGGCCGTGCGCAAGACAAGCTCCCGCCTGAAGCTGCGCACCGACGCCTCCATGCGCTTTGAGAAGGCGCAGGACCCCGTCAACACGCTGCGCGCCATTGCTCGCGGCGCGGAACTCTTTGAGCTGGTCAGCCCTGGCATCCGTGCCGTAGGCGGCCCCACCGACGTCGCCGCAGTGGCCAAGCCGTTGCCGGTCATCACCCTTTCCCTGCCCTGGCTCACCCGTAAGCTGGGCCGCGAGATCGCCAAGCCCGAGGTGATTGGCATCCTCACCCGCCTCGCCTTCCTGGTGGAAGACCGGGGCGACACGCTGCTGGTTACTGTCCCCAGTTGGCGCGCGACCAAGGACGTCTCGATACCGGACGATCTCGTCGAAGAAATCGGCCGCACCGTGGGCTATGCCACCATCACGCCGGTTGCCCCGGCCATGCCCGTCGTGCCTCCTCCGGTCAATGAGGAGCGCCGCTACTTCAACCGTTTGCGCAACGTCGCCACCCAGCACGGCTATCACGAAATCTACAACTACTCGTTTATCAGCGAAGCGCAGGCCAGCCGTCTCGGCGTGCCACTCGCATCGCATGTGCGTGTGTTGAACCCCATCGCCTCCGACCAGAGCCTGATGCGCACGACGCTGCTGCACGGCGTCCTCAAGAACTTTGAGGACAACCGCAAGCACTTCGACGCCTTCCGCTTCTTTGAGATCGGCAAGGAGATCCACAAGCAGCCCTCCGGGCTTCCATCCGAGGTCCCGCACCTGGTCGCTGGGGTTTACCAGAACGAAGGCGCGCTCCAGGAGATCCAGAATCTGGTCCGCGCCATCGCCCCGCAAGCGAGCTTTGAGCCGACCACAGAAGTCCACGCCTACGAGCATCCGCAGCGTGTGGCGATTGTCTTCCTCGATGGCGTCCCAATCGGCCGCATCTTTGAGTTCCATCCAAACTGGGTGGAAGGCCGCGCCGCCGTGCTCAATCTCAATCTCGACACGCTCGCGCCCCTGCTGGCCAAGCCGGTCCGCTATGCGCCCATCCGCCGCTTCCCAGCCAGCGAGTTCGATCTCAGCGTGCTCACCGCGCCGCGTGTCTACGCCAATGCCGTCGAGAGCGTTCTGCGGAGCGCCGCCAGCACGGCTGTGGAGCAGATTGCCTTCGTTCGCGACTTCACCTTGCCCGACCAGAAGCGCAGCCTCTCCTTCCGCGTGACAGTCGCCAACAAAGAACGCACCCTCACCCAGGAAGAAATCACTGCAGAACGCGACGCGCTCATTGCCGCCATCCGCTCTGCGGGCTTTGAACTTCGCTAG
- a CDS encoding alpha/beta fold hydrolase, which translates to MHLFKLTLLSALVALPLLPQGLPPLIDRELLFGNPEIAGAQLSPDGNFIAFQKPYKNTRNIWVKETNEPFSAARLLTQETKRPISGFFWSADSKYILFVKDNDGDENFNVFAVDPKGIPTFGFDAPIARDLTGLKGIQIQIYSVPKKDPDTIYIGLNDRDKAWHDLYRLKLSTGEKTLLRKNTDKIASWNFDEQGQLRLVMQVTNSGEQQILRVDPEAFTKIYSCDVFESCGPVRFHKDNKRVYLETNKGSRDLSELILFDPVTLKEESVESDPLKRVDFGQARFSDVTDELTLTIYNDEKVRRYFKDKTLEADYKLLQARFPGLEIGFGSHSRDEQVWLISTTGDTEPGATYLFDRKTKKTTLQYKLRDSIPRTSLSPMTPIRYKSSDGLEIPAYLTLPKGLSAKGLPVLVVPHGGPWARDSWGFNSMAQFFANRGYAVLSPNFRGSTGYGKKFLNAGNGEWGRKMQDDITWGVKHLIAQGTADPKRVGILGGSYGGYAVLAGVAFTPDLYRAGVDIVGPSNLITLLDAIPPYWEAGKKIMFSRMADPATPEGKAWLKARSPLNAADKIKTPLMVVQGANDPRVNKAEAEQIVVALRDHKSPVEYLLAPDEGHGFQRPVNNMAMFMAIEKFLAKQLDGRYQEGGTPEVEKRLQEITVDPKTVTLTKKADASEVKPATPTALTPGVYHYQGKLSFGGQQVAIKLTSTIQEEDGNWVATDLMETPMGKVSDAATLDKATLYVKKRNIQQGPANIEMIYDGNKVKGKIVINNEERPIDGDIGGPLFADAAGAQQSIGALPLAEGYTLVYRNFDLTGQKAKLLQLKVAGTEKVTVPAGSFDCYRVEVISAEGRPDKMTIWIAKDTRQPVKTTTVMPQMGGATMESELLPQR; encoded by the coding sequence ATGCACCTTTTCAAACTCACGCTGCTCTCCGCACTTGTGGCGCTTCCCTTGCTACCGCAGGGGCTGCCGCCGCTCATTGATCGCGAACTTCTTTTCGGCAATCCCGAAATCGCCGGAGCGCAGCTTTCGCCCGACGGCAACTTCATCGCCTTCCAGAAGCCGTACAAAAACACCCGCAACATCTGGGTGAAGGAAACAAACGAACCCTTCTCGGCGGCACGGTTGCTCACCCAGGAGACCAAGCGGCCAATCAGTGGCTTCTTTTGGAGCGCCGACTCGAAGTACATTCTCTTCGTCAAGGACAACGATGGCGACGAGAACTTCAACGTCTTCGCCGTCGACCCCAAGGGCATACCCACCTTCGGCTTTGATGCCCCCATCGCCCGCGATCTCACTGGCCTCAAAGGCATCCAGATCCAGATCTATTCGGTGCCCAAGAAAGATCCCGACACCATCTACATCGGCCTCAACGACCGCGACAAGGCCTGGCACGATCTGTACCGGCTGAAACTCTCGACAGGCGAAAAGACGCTGCTCCGCAAGAACACCGACAAGATCGCCTCCTGGAACTTCGATGAGCAAGGCCAGCTTCGCCTCGTCATGCAGGTCACAAATTCCGGGGAACAGCAGATCCTGCGCGTCGACCCCGAGGCCTTCACCAAGATCTATAGTTGCGATGTGTTTGAATCCTGTGGCCCGGTTCGCTTCCATAAGGACAACAAGCGGGTCTATCTGGAAACGAACAAGGGCTCGCGCGACCTCAGCGAGCTGATCCTCTTCGATCCGGTCACGCTGAAGGAGGAATCCGTCGAATCCGATCCGCTCAAGCGCGTGGACTTCGGCCAGGCCCGTTTCTCCGATGTCACCGACGAACTCACCCTCACCATCTATAACGACGAGAAGGTCCGCCGCTACTTCAAGGACAAGACACTCGAGGCTGACTACAAACTGTTGCAAGCCCGCTTCCCCGGCCTTGAAATCGGCTTCGGCTCCCACTCGCGCGATGAGCAAGTCTGGCTCATCAGCACCACCGGCGACACGGAACCTGGCGCAACCTATCTCTTTGATCGCAAGACGAAAAAGACGACGCTGCAATACAAACTCCGCGACAGCATCCCCCGCACGTCCCTCTCCCCGATGACCCCCATTCGCTACAAGTCGAGCGACGGTCTGGAGATCCCGGCTTATCTGACGCTCCCGAAAGGCCTCTCCGCCAAAGGACTGCCTGTCCTCGTTGTGCCCCATGGCGGCCCCTGGGCCCGCGATAGCTGGGGCTTCAATTCGATGGCCCAGTTCTTTGCCAATCGCGGCTACGCGGTGCTGTCACCCAACTTCCGCGGCTCCACCGGCTATGGCAAGAAGTTCCTCAATGCCGGCAATGGCGAATGGGGCCGCAAGATGCAGGACGACATCACCTGGGGCGTCAAGCATCTGATCGCCCAAGGTACGGCTGACCCCAAGCGCGTCGGCATCCTCGGCGGCTCCTATGGCGGATACGCCGTGCTCGCCGGCGTCGCCTTCACCCCAGACCTCTACCGCGCCGGTGTCGACATCGTCGGCCCCTCGAACCTCATCACACTGCTCGACGCGATTCCGCCCTATTGGGAAGCCGGCAAGAAGATCATGTTCTCGCGCATGGCCGACCCGGCCACTCCGGAAGGCAAGGCCTGGCTCAAAGCGCGCTCGCCGCTGAATGCCGCCGACAAGATCAAGACCCCGCTGATGGTGGTGCAAGGCGCCAACGACCCGCGTGTCAATAAGGCCGAGGCAGAACAGATCGTCGTCGCCTTGCGCGATCACAAGTCCCCGGTCGAATACCTGCTCGCTCCCGACGAAGGGCACGGCTTCCAGCGCCCGGTCAACAACATGGCGATGTTCATGGCGATTGAAAAATTCCTCGCCAAACAGCTCGACGGCCGCTATCAGGAAGGTGGCACGCCCGAGGTTGAAAAGCGATTGCAGGAGATCACAGTCGACCCGAAAACCGTCACCCTCACCAAGAAAGCGGATGCCAGCGAAGTCAAACCCGCGACGCCCACAGCGCTCACCCCTGGCGTCTACCATTACCAGGGCAAGCTCAGCTTCGGCGGGCAGCAGGTGGCCATCAAGCTCACCAGCACAATCCAGGAAGAAGACGGCAACTGGGTGGCCACGGACCTGATGGAAACGCCCATGGGCAAGGTGTCAGACGCAGCCACCCTCGACAAGGCCACGCTCTACGTCAAGAAGCGCAACATCCAGCAAGGCCCGGCGAACATCGAGATGATCTATGACGGCAACAAGGTCAAGGGCAAAATCGTGATCAACAACGAGGAGCGTCCAATCGATGGCGACATTGGAGGCCCGCTCTTTGCCGATGCCGCCGGGGCCCAGCAATCCATCGGCGCCCTGCCCCTTGCCGAAGGCTACACTCTCGTTTACCGCAACTTTGACCTCACCGGCCAAAAAGCAAAGCTGCTGCAACTGAAGGTGGCTGGAACCGAAAAAGTAACGGTTCCAGCCGGGAGCTTTGATTGTTACCGGGTGGAAGTAATCTCAGCCGAGGGCCGTCCGGACAAGATGACGATCTGGATCGCCAAAGACACGCGGCAACCGGTCAAGACCACCACGGTGATGCCGCAGATGGGCGGCGCCACGATGGAATCGGAACTCCTACCGCAGCGCTAA